ACTGAAGTGGCTGTCGCGTGAACTCGCCTGACAAAAGGAGAGTAAGGTCGCCGGCGAGTTCGGCCGCCCACACAGAGCCGCAACCCTTGCGCATGGTGGAATCACCATTGTCAATCACACCACCGCGCCGGTTGTTTGATTGCTGAGACCGCTGGGCGTAGGTTCCAAGCAGAAGAGTGATCCCGTTGTTCGGCGGTTGATCCCATGAACGCTACGCCGGCGGCGGAGCGAGTCCCGTGGTCTCGCGTAAGGCAAGTCTTCCGCTGATGCGATGCCGCATCGCTGTTGCAACAGTGGCTCTCTCGGCGCTGGCGCCGCTCGGCGGGCGTTCTTCCCGCTGCGGTGCGCCGGCCCGATCACGGTGGCGGTGGAGACGAATTCGCCGTGGGACACGCGTTTCCCTCTCACGTCGAGGTCGTTCCCCTGGGCCGAAGTCCGGGCGACTATCACGTTTGTCAAGACCTTCCCGGGTACGTCGTGATGATCGTGTACGGGCACTACGGCGACTTGTGCGGCGCTTGGGATGAGGTCGGGCCCATCGACATCACGCCCATCGTCCCCATCGGGACGCTCTACGCCCTGCGGCTGTACTCCTTCGGTCGCCCTGGTGGCTACAGCCCGGCAGTCGACTGCATCCGGGTGACGGGCAGGAAATGCGCGCCGTCGGTTGACTGGTTCTGATCTCACCTGCTGTTAGGCTGCCCCTTTACGCCGACGAATGCCACGAACGTGAGTGACGTAGCTTCGCAGTACGGCATTCATTCGCGACTGGTAGCGAGGTCCGGCGGCCTTGAACCATGCCAGCACGTCCTCGTCGACGCGAAGCGAGATCGCCCGCTTCGCGACGGGTGCTACGACCGTAGCTTCGGACCAGAAATCGTCCGGCAAATCTACCAATTCCGGTGGCGACGTGCGCAAGATCTCCGAGTCACTCATGCGCCGCAGTCGTCCGAGATCAGCCTTGCCGCGACTTGGCCGCTTGCGATTACGTGACGCGGTGCTCATATACCTGCCTCTCCTGTCGGCTGCTGCGCCGAGCCGAAATGATCCGACGCACAAGCTCGCCGTCGGCCCGGACTCGGTCGGTAAAAACAACCGTGAGATGCAGCCCGTCAGCAACGCCTATGGCAATGAACCGGCGCTCGCCATAATCCCACCGTCGATCCTCGCGAACCAGTGCCGGCCCGTCGAAGATGAGTGTCGCAAACGCGAAATCGAAACCACGTTTGCGAAGGTTGAGCGTGTTCTTGGCTGCGTCCCACGTGAACCGCACACCCTAGAATATACACTTGTATATACTTCCCGTCAAGCAGCCTAGCTGTGTTGGCGCCAAGTCTCGAAGAGGTGCTCGAGCTCGGCGCGCATGCGCTCAGCGTAGAGCGGGCGGTCGAAGCGGAGCGCCTGGCGCTGGAGCACTTCGGGAGCGAAGCGGCTGTCGTCGAAGCGCCGCAGCACCTCCGCCCAGGCCTCTGGATCCTCGGAGAGCACGAGAACGCCCGTTTCACCGTCCACGACCGTCTCGAGCGCGCCACCTTCGGCGCGGGCGATGACCGGGCGCCCGGAAGCCATGACCTCGACCGGGGTGATGCCGAAGTCTTCGACGCCGGGGAAGAGGAGGGCGCGGCAGCGGGCGAAGAGGCGGGGAAGTTCCGTGTCGCTCTGCCACGGGAGGAAGGTGACGTCGGCGCCGCGGGCCTGTTGCTGCAGGCGCTTCCGGTCAGGGCCGTCGCCGGCAACGACGAGGGGGACGCCAGCC
The nucleotide sequence above comes from Candidatus Krumholzibacteriia bacterium. Encoded proteins:
- a CDS encoding BrnA antitoxin family protein; its protein translation is MSTASRNRKRPSRGKADLGRLRRMSDSEILRTSPPELVDLPDDFWSEATVVAPVAKRAISLRVDEDVLAWFKAAGPRYQSRMNAVLRSYVTHVRGIRRRKGAA
- a CDS encoding BrnT family toxin; protein product: MRFTWDAAKNTLNLRKRGFDFAFATLIFDGPALVREDRRWDYGERRFIAIGVADGLHLTVVFTDRVRADGELVRRIISARRSSRQERQVYEHRVT